From the genome of Aspergillus oryzae RIB40 DNA, chromosome 4:
GTGTTGTGTTCGTGTAATGAGGAACCTGTTGCTGTGGCTGGGAGGTCTGTCGGGCCATTATTTCGGTTTCGTAAGGTAGACGTTGGCGTAGGCGAAACTGTAGTAGCGGTAGCTGTGGCGTCAGCTGTCGCCGTCGGTGCCACTCCCTCATGCGACAGAGACTCAGGGCTCTGCCCAGGAATCGCCTTTGATTCCTCCTGCGCAGTGGCCTCCGctccttccctctcatccCCTGATGTGCCTTTCTCCTGTCCTTCATCGGGTGTACTGCCCTCCTCCGGTGTCCCGAGCAAATCCTCCCCGTCCACCGactcctcgtcctcatcttcgtaAATCCCCTCCGCACCGGGCAGTCCCTGCCCGCCTACGGCGGAGAGCTTTATCTCCGCCTCAGCATTTAGCTGATTTAATACACTCTGTAGCCGTTTCAGGGTCTGGCGGTCCCGGGTGATATCCGATTGAATTTCATGACGACGATCGACTGGTTTAATCTGCGGAAGACTCCGTTCTAATTCTTGGAGTGTAGCACGGGCATATTCTATATTCTAGTTTTGAGCAGTGTTAGCACGAGCTTTGCCAGAAACTCAGAGAGTCAAGCTACAACCACGAGCTAGCATAGCTACTGATCACGGCTAGCTAGCAAGCAAAGCCGACACAGAGCTTTCTAAAAAGAAGCcgcaaagtaaaaaaagaaaagaaaagaaaagaaagaaagagtaaACGCACAGCTCCCACTCTCATACGTTGATACTCTGACCGACGAAGCGGCTTCAAGTCCGCAGACGACGAGAGCAAATTATGTTCAAGACGGGCGAGCAGTCGAGATAGAGATAGATTCGTGAGATTTGGATCGGAGGTGAGCGCCCCGGGGTATGTTGTTATTGTCATTTTCGATATAtggtttcttgtcttttgTTGCGCCCGGTATTTtcgcttctttcttctcgtttACTTTCGgattgtttcctttttttctctcttcctctgctttttcttttcgcagCGCTTGAAGGTGGGGTTCGAGTGAGAGGAGTTGGGCTGCGATTTCTTGTTGGCTTGTTCTTTGGGGAACTATTGCAGATGGCTATCGAGCAATCATGGCGGTTTATTGGGGATGACTAAGCTCGAGATGTATGGGGCATGTGACTTCGTCATTGCTATTGGGTCATGTGGGTTTCATACTTGTTGATTTTGGAAAAGTTGTCTACGATAGGTCCCTTGGTGATGGGGGGCTATGAGGGTGGTTGTCCCATAATGTGTTGTTGGAAACAGTTAAGTTTAAATTTCATGAATTCAGCATCGTTAACTCGTCATCAGTCATCAACAGAagtaggaaaaaaaaaataattctgTATGTAAACAGTCCGCCACCCATTAGGCACCATCTTTTTTagagacaaaaaaaaaacatgcGCCTCAATGACCTGGAATTCCAATGGAATGTAAGGAAAAGTACCCGAACTAAATAGCAGAAGGGAGAGTCAAGAAAGCAGAGACCGATGGATGCAGATAATCACCATTAGTTGTACTGGACAATTGTCCGTTTATACGTGCGAACGCCGCCTTCATCCACATCATAAAGGTGCTGGACAATCTGGTTGCGCTTCTGGACAGAACATGTCCGTTCTGGGGCTAATATCCCGGAAAATTCTTGCGTGTCGATTGTCTGCGACTCAGCCGGTCGATCGGCGGTCCTCCTGCAAGATCCAAGAGATCCAGATCCCTCCGCGGGCAAAAGCCCGTTGCTGCGCCCAGCGTCCATCCCAGCGGTGGAAGGCCGACTATCTCCCGAGCTGGGGCTCAGCTCGGATGGGGCAACAACGCAAGGTGCCTGGGTCTGCTGATATGATTGCGCGGTGCTGACACTCCGTTCCCGGCCTAGAACAGCAGCAAGATAACCGCTCGAGGGGAGATGTGTCGAACGGGACAGGGGCAGCAGGATATCACAGGCTGAAGGGAGCCCGGCCACGCCGTAGGTCGACGGGTCTCCTGGATAGTAGGGCATTCCGTGGCCCACTAGACCAGCTAGTTCCTCATCGCCACCacgcttttctttttcgccaaaagaaaagggtggCGGATCCATTTG
Proteins encoded in this window:
- a CDS encoding uncharacterized protein (predicted protein) — translated: MGHEKDNDAVKDIRVLSFWISFTVGCILCILLLVQRIRRRHLGRYAPPERQMDPPPFSFGEKEKRGGDEELAGLVGHGMPYYPGDPSTYGVAGLPSACDILLPLSRSTHLPSSGYLAAVLGRERSVSTAQSYQQTQAPCVVAPSELSPSSGDSRPSTAGMDAGRSNGLLPAEGSGSLGSCRRTADRPAESQTIDTQEFSGILAPERTCSVQKRNQIVQHLYDVDEGGVRTYKRTIVQYN